The stretch of DNA CGTGGACCGGGGGTCGTGGCCGCTTGGTTCGGTGCATGCGTCGCCCCGTCGCCAGACCAAGTCGTTCGAACACCGGATCCGGGCCGCTGTTTGGGGGTCCGGGCCAAAGAAACGGCGTCGTGCTCGGCCCGTGAAGCCTCCACTCCACGTTCGTGCGAGCTGTCGGCCCGACGGAACACGACACTTCGCTACGTCCATCTGCCGACGTTACAGGATGCGGACGTGACCTCCGACGACGCTGCGAGCGGGAGCGTCGAACGCGGAGAACACTTCCCGGCGGTCCGGGCGTTGCTCGAGTCGATCGACGGTCACCGGGACGACTCGGCGACGGACCTCGCCCGAGGCCGCTACATCTCGGCCGGGTTCGACGCGGCGTCGACGGGCACGGCCGCACCGACGAGGAGGCAGTTCCCACCTTCGAACAGTACGTGTCACTCGACTCGTTCCTCCGTGGACCCTTCGTCGAGTCGGATTTCGATGGTGCCGTTTCCGGTCACTGAGACGGCCACATCGGCATACTGGAAGGCTACCGTGACCGCCGGCGGACCGGCGGTGACCAGCGCATCCAGCGCGTCCGGGTCGATGCTTCGATACAGTGACGGAAGGTCGGTCGTCGTCCGGTCGGTGGCAGCAGCTACCGCCTCGACGAGCGTGACGGTCGGGTGGCCCGACTCGGTCCAGTCGTGCCGCACGACGCTCGCGTTCGATGTGGGTCCCTGCTCATCGGCATCCGAGTCAGCTACTCTGTCCATATCATCGGTCATGGTATCACTCGCCACGCCGTCTGGGCGGACGATATCTGGAATCGTTGGCCGCGCACCATCATATACCCATTGTGAGAATCCGGGTGAATAAGTGCGTAGTCACCCACGGTCGCCCCCTAGCTGCCAGGTGAACGTCGCCTTCAGGATGACCACCAGGCTATTCCTCGGACCTGTACCACGGACGGCGGTTTCGTCACGCGGGTTAGGCGGATGGCC from Haloplanus salinus encodes:
- a CDS encoding HalOD1 output domain-containing protein; the protein is MTDDMDRVADSDADEQGPTSNASVVRHDWTESGHPTVTLVEAVAAATDRTTTDLPSLYRSIDPDALDALVTAGPPAVTVAFQYADVAVSVTGNGTIEIRLDEGSTEERVE